The Verrucomicrobiota bacterium genome window below encodes:
- a CDS encoding tetratricopeptide repeat protein has product MRKVLVLLMAGVVLGLGIGPAAASAAADADDAESNLAELELERLNAIIGALEVLDAKGDTAGMIDLYRKGMLLSPSDVSARERYASIGLGLIAHVLATKGDMAQVLDLIDEFEVYVGEDFALPSALSWLRVAALRRLDRTEDAAAAQQKAIEYKTDDTDYRRQVGYFLLRAGLYDEAIAEFESALAHTDDAWYRAIFARGIAAAYLMTEQYAKAADEYEKALVIHSDGRFPRAYGDLIEDACLAMYHLGRDFELRGKYAETVAANERALKLLPDPLDEELGQVAATNLTAIADAYLKLKKPNDALPYADRAKRAAPNAAGAYSTLGDVHAALGKKNDADAAYAECERLYREMIDTDPDHAMASNNLAWFYVTHDRELDEALKLVRKALELAPETEAYLDTLAEIYFRQGEIDQAVETIARVFELEPTPHHILYFEQQRDKFTKARKRGS; this is encoded by the coding sequence ATGCGCAAAGTCCTTGTGCTCCTTATGGCGGGCGTGGTGCTCGGCCTCGGGATTGGGCCGGCGGCGGCGAGTGCGGCCGCCGATGCCGACGACGCCGAATCCAACCTGGCCGAGCTCGAGCTCGAGCGTCTCAACGCGATCATCGGCGCGCTCGAGGTGCTCGATGCCAAGGGCGACACCGCGGGCATGATCGACCTGTACCGCAAGGGGATGCTCTTGTCGCCGAGCGACGTGTCGGCCCGCGAGCGATATGCCTCGATCGGTCTCGGCCTGATCGCGCACGTGCTCGCGACCAAGGGCGACATGGCCCAGGTGCTCGATCTGATCGACGAGTTCGAGGTCTACGTCGGCGAGGATTTCGCGCTCCCTTCGGCGCTCTCGTGGCTGCGGGTGGCCGCGCTGCGCCGGCTCGATCGAACCGAAGACGCCGCGGCCGCGCAGCAGAAGGCCATCGAGTACAAGACCGACGACACCGACTACCGCCGCCAGGTCGGCTACTTCCTGCTCCGCGCCGGGCTCTACGATGAGGCGATCGCTGAGTTCGAGTCCGCGCTCGCGCACACCGACGATGCCTGGTACCGGGCGATATTCGCGCGCGGCATCGCTGCCGCCTACCTCATGACGGAGCAGTACGCCAAGGCCGCCGACGAGTACGAGAAGGCTCTCGTCATCCACAGCGACGGCCGGTTCCCGCGCGCCTATGGCGACCTGATCGAGGACGCCTGCCTCGCCATGTATCACCTCGGCCGCGACTTCGAGCTCCGCGGCAAGTACGCCGAGACGGTCGCTGCCAACGAACGCGCGCTCAAGCTCCTGCCCGACCCGCTCGATGAGGAGCTCGGCCAGGTCGCCGCCACGAACCTGACCGCGATCGCCGACGCCTACCTCAAGCTCAAGAAGCCCAACGACGCACTCCCCTACGCCGACCGCGCCAAGAGAGCCGCGCCCAACGCCGCCGGCGCCTACAGCACGCTGGGCGACGTCCATGCCGCCCTCGGCAAGAAGAACGACGCCGACGCCGCCTACGCCGAGTGCGAACGCCTCTACCGCGAGATGATCGACACCGACCCCGACCACGCGATGGCCTCCAATAACCTCGCCTGGTTCTACGTCACCCACGACCGCGAGCTCGATGAAGCGCTCAAGCTGGTGCGCAAGGCCCTCGAGCTCGCGCCCGAGACCGAGGCCTATCTCGACACGCTCGCCGAGATCTACTTCCGCCAGGGCGAGATCGACCAAGCCGTCGAGACGATCGCCAGGGTGTTCGAGCTCGAGCCCACGCCGCACCACATCCTGTACTTCGAGCAACAGCGCGACAAGTTCACCAAGGCCCGGAAGCGCGGTTCCTGA